The following coding sequences are from one Streptomyces sp. NBC_01232 window:
- a CDS encoding glycerophosphodiester phosphodiesterase: MTQGGAARRTVLGAAVLAAGTGITGLTAGPASAAGDAQGGGHGDGGHRDLPYPTVIGHRGASGYRPEHTIGSYQLALDLGADVVEQDLVPTRDGRLVCRHENEIGGTTDVAEHPEFASRRTTKSVDGVSVTGWFTEDFTLAELKTLRAKERIPAVRQRNTLYDGQWAVPTFEEVLRWADQEGRRRGRRVWLHVETKHPSYFRSLGLGLEEPLAKLLRRYGRDGRGAAVFLQSFEPSSIQRLSRLVSAPRVVLLSAAGTRPWDFELAKDPRTVADLVKPEGLKWIAGFAQGIGPTMDLILPRDADGRLGAPTTLVKDAHARGLLLHPYTARNENSFLPAEYRKGTDPAAYGDALAAFRTYFEQGIDGIFTDNPDTGLLAAEAFRPGRRPVNR, from the coding sequence ATGACACAGGGTGGGGCAGCGCGGCGCACGGTCCTGGGAGCGGCCGTCCTGGCGGCGGGGACCGGCATCACCGGACTCACGGCGGGACCCGCCTCCGCCGCGGGTGACGCGCAGGGCGGCGGGCACGGCGACGGGGGCCACCGGGACCTCCCGTACCCGACCGTCATCGGCCATCGCGGAGCCAGCGGCTACCGGCCGGAGCACACGATCGGCTCGTATCAGCTCGCCCTCGACCTGGGTGCCGACGTCGTCGAGCAGGACCTGGTCCCGACCAGGGACGGCCGGCTGGTCTGCCGCCACGAGAACGAGATCGGCGGGACCACCGACGTCGCCGAGCATCCCGAGTTCGCCTCCCGGCGCACCACCAAGTCCGTCGACGGCGTCTCGGTCACCGGCTGGTTCACCGAGGACTTCACCCTGGCCGAGCTGAAGACCCTGCGCGCGAAGGAACGTATCCCCGCCGTCCGCCAGCGCAACACGCTCTACGACGGCCAGTGGGCCGTTCCCACCTTCGAAGAGGTGCTGCGCTGGGCCGACCAGGAGGGCAGGCGTCGCGGCAGGCGCGTGTGGCTGCACGTCGAGACCAAGCACCCCAGCTACTTCCGCAGCCTCGGCCTCGGCCTGGAGGAGCCCCTCGCCAAGCTGCTGCGCCGCTACGGGCGCGACGGCCGAGGCGCCGCCGTCTTCCTCCAGTCCTTCGAGCCCTCCAGCATCCAGCGCCTGTCCCGGCTGGTCTCCGCGCCCCGCGTGGTCCTGCTCTCGGCGGCCGGCACCCGCCCCTGGGACTTCGAACTGGCCAAGGACCCGCGCACGGTCGCGGACCTGGTCAAGCCCGAGGGCCTGAAATGGATCGCAGGCTTCGCCCAGGGCATCGGCCCGACCATGGACCTGATCCTGCCGCGGGACGCGGACGGCCGGCTCGGCGCGCCGACCACCCTGGTGAAGGACGCCCACGCCCGCGGCCTGCTGCTGCACCCCTACACCGCGCGCAACGAGAACAGCTTCCTGCCGGCCGAGTACCGCAAGGGCACCGACCCGGCCGCGTACGGGGACGCCCTTGCCGCCTTCCGTACCTACTTCGAACAGGGCATCGACGGGATCTTCACCGACAACCCGGACACGGGACTGCTC
- a CDS encoding membrane-associated oxidoreductase, translated as MEINDLTPAERRVWEAFPRGDGVDFRAAPEDSSVDGADWGPERTLRAEVLRAILLGACPTVQGRIPGLKVKGAKIVGKLDLRYAVIDHPIRLRDCWFERKPLIYGAQLRALVLGYSTLPGLTASTVRVEVVLRLSCCRIAGPVRLQGAKIAGGLFLQGAVIGPTSGEEADEPPLQLNHVEVDTDIIANDLTVHGQLRLNGATVGGQVQLDRARLLAPGGIALHAENLTVGTDLRAHRMKARGMVNLTGSRIPGQANLTRADLANPDGTALRASSCAIGEMWLRRCDTVRGDVNLRRSTIDLLHIDPEAWPERIAIDGLTYRALAPHLPAEQRLPALEREESGYLPYAYEQLASAYRTAGDEAGARTVQLAKLRRHRHTLPRAARVWGLLQDGTVGYGFRPLRAAGWLLALLMTGSVAYGIDPPRALKAGEAPDFNAVFYTIDLLVPIVSFGQEAAFAPGGLHQWLSYLLIVTGWILATTTAAGVSRSLQRQ; from the coding sequence CCGACTGGGGGCCCGAGCGCACCCTGCGGGCCGAGGTGCTGCGGGCCATCCTGCTGGGAGCCTGCCCCACCGTGCAGGGCCGGATCCCCGGACTCAAGGTCAAGGGCGCGAAGATCGTGGGCAAGCTCGACCTGCGCTACGCCGTCATCGACCACCCCATCCGGCTGCGCGACTGCTGGTTCGAGCGCAAGCCCCTGATCTACGGGGCCCAGCTGCGCGCCCTGGTCCTCGGCTACTCCACGCTCCCCGGCCTGACCGCCTCCACGGTGCGCGTCGAGGTGGTCCTGCGGCTCTCCTGCTGCCGGATCGCCGGCCCCGTGCGGCTGCAGGGCGCCAAAATAGCCGGCGGGCTCTTCCTCCAGGGGGCCGTGATCGGCCCCACGAGCGGCGAGGAGGCGGACGAGCCGCCGCTCCAGCTCAACCACGTCGAGGTCGACACCGACATCATCGCGAACGACCTGACCGTGCACGGCCAGCTCCGCCTCAACGGCGCCACCGTAGGCGGCCAGGTCCAGCTCGACCGTGCCCGGCTGCTCGCCCCCGGCGGGATCGCCCTGCACGCCGAGAACCTGACCGTCGGCACCGACCTGCGCGCGCACCGGATGAAGGCCCGCGGCATGGTCAACCTCACCGGCTCCCGCATACCCGGGCAGGCCAACCTCACCCGCGCCGACCTGGCCAACCCGGACGGGACCGCCCTGCGCGCCTCCAGCTGCGCCATTGGCGAGATGTGGCTGCGCCGGTGCGACACGGTCCGGGGCGACGTGAACCTGCGCCGGTCCACCATCGACCTGCTGCACATCGATCCGGAGGCCTGGCCCGAGCGGATCGCCATCGACGGCCTGACCTACCGCGCCCTCGCCCCGCATCTGCCCGCCGAGCAGCGGCTGCCCGCCCTGGAGCGGGAGGAGTCCGGCTACCTCCCGTACGCCTACGAGCAGCTGGCATCGGCCTACCGTACGGCGGGCGACGAGGCGGGCGCCCGGACCGTCCAGCTCGCGAAGCTGCGCAGGCACCGCCACACGCTGCCCCGGGCCGCCCGGGTGTGGGGACTGCTGCAGGACGGGACCGTCGGCTACGGCTTCCGGCCCCTGCGCGCGGCGGGATGGCTGCTGGCCTTACTGATGACCGGGTCGGTCGCGTACGGGATCGACCCGCCGCGCGCGCTGAAGGCGGGGGAGGCACCTGACTTCAACGCGGTGTTCTACACGATCGACCTGCTCGTGCCGATCGTCAGTTTCGGCCAGGAAGCGGCCTTCGCGCCGGGCGGCCTGCACCAGTGGCTCTCGTACCTGCTGATCGTAACCGGCTGGATCCTCGCCACCACCACGGCGGCGGGCGTCAGCCGGTCACTCCAGCGTCAGTAG
- a CDS encoding lysophospholipid acyltransferase family protein — translation MPEGPTLFRTKLIKATVGPVMRMMFRTRVEGIENIPGTGPVILAGNHLTFIDSMILPLVCDRTVHFIGKDEYVTGKGIKGRAMAWFFTGSGMIPVDRDGANGGVAALMTGRRILEEGKIFGIYPEGTRSPDGRLYRGRTGIARLTLMTGAPVVPFAMIGTDKLQPGGAGMPRPGRVTVRFGEPMEFSRYEGMDRDRYVLRAVTDSVMAEVMRLSGQEYVDMYATKAKAA, via the coding sequence ATGCCGGAGGGCCCCACGTTGTTCCGTACGAAGCTCATCAAAGCCACTGTCGGACCGGTCATGCGCATGATGTTCCGTACCCGCGTGGAGGGCATCGAGAACATCCCCGGCACGGGGCCGGTGATCCTCGCGGGCAACCACCTGACCTTCATCGACTCCATGATCCTGCCGCTGGTGTGCGACCGTACGGTCCACTTCATCGGCAAGGACGAGTACGTCACCGGCAAGGGGATCAAGGGCCGCGCCATGGCCTGGTTCTTCACCGGCTCCGGCATGATCCCCGTCGACCGTGACGGTGCGAACGGCGGTGTCGCGGCCCTGATGACCGGTCGCCGCATCCTCGAAGAGGGCAAGATCTTCGGGATCTACCCCGAGGGCACCCGCTCCCCCGACGGCCGTCTCTACCGGGGCCGCACCGGCATCGCCCGCCTGACCCTGATGACCGGCGCCCCCGTGGTCCCGTTCGCGATGATCGGCACCGACAAGCTCCAGCCCGGCGGCGCCGGCATGCCGCGTCCGGGCCGCGTCACCGTCCGCTTCGGCGAGCCGATGGAGTTCTCCCGCTACGAGGGCATGGACCGCGACCGCTACGTCCTGCGCGCCGTCACCGACTCGGTGATGGCCGAGGTGATGCGTCTTTCGGGCCAGGAGTACGTCGACATGTACGCCACCAAGGCCAAGGCCGCGTAG